The following coding sequences are from one Melospiza melodia melodia isolate bMelMel2 chromosome 2, bMelMel2.pri, whole genome shotgun sequence window:
- the LOC134414454 gene encoding complement C1q and tumor necrosis factor-related protein 9A-like translates to MKSWIVLLAIVVSTAETQSQDVCTQGYPGIPGNPGHNGIPGRDGRDGAKGDKGDTGESGIPGSPGKDGVNGEKGERGTNGTVEEKGNKGDKGERGPPGKLGPKGFIGSVGYKGQKGELGLQGQKGLKGDIGPIGPKGTKGEIGHPGRVGFPGPIGPIGNPGPKGNTGGIGPQGNPGVQGERGLKGDRGDKGEVGAPGVLPRSAFSVGLTANTKFPPPNRPIKFDKVLYNSLNDFSSATGKFTCKHPGVYYFTYHITVYSRNVRVALVKNGIKMLHTVDRYQSGEDQASGAAILELQAGDEVWLQAHQGEAFNGLYADGDDDTTFSGFLLFSTANPPEPLLLHTP, encoded by the exons ATGAAAAGCTGGATTGTACTGCTGGCTATTGTGGTCAGCACAGCAGAAACCCAGAGCCAGGACGTCTGCACCCAAGGGTATCCTGGCATCCCTGGCAATCCTGGGCACAATGGCATACCTGGTCGGGATGGACGTGACGGGGCAAAAGGAGACAAGGGAGATACAG GTGAATCAGGAATTCCGGGAAGTCCAGGAAAAGATGGTGTCAATGGAGAGAAAGGTGAACGAG gaaCCAATGGGACTGTTGAAGAGAAGGGGAACAAAGGAGATAAAGGAGAAAGAGGACCACCTGGGAAACTGGGACCAAAAGGATTTATAGGATCAGTGGGTTACAAAGGTCAGAAGGGAGAGCTGGGACTGCAAGGACAAAAGGGGTTAAAAGGAGACATTGGACCCATAGGTCCAAAAGGGACAAAGGGTGAAATTGGCCATCCTGGAAGAGTTGGTTTCCCAGGGCCGATTGGCCCGATTGGTAATCCCGGTCCTAAAGGCAATACTGGAGGTATAGGGCCACAGGGTAACCCAGGAGTTCAGGGGGAAAGAGGCTTGAAAGGAGACCGAGGAGACAAGGGGGAGGTAGGAGCCCCGGGAGTCCTGCCAAGGAGTGCATTCAGTGTCGGCCTTACAGCCAACACCAAGTTTCCCCCTCCGAATCGCCCGATCAAGTTTGACAAGGTGCTATATAACAGTCTGAATGACTTCAGCTCGGCCACTGGCAAGTTCACCTGCAAACACCCCGGCGTTTACTATTTCACCTACCACATAACCGTCTACTCGAGGAACGTGCGAGTAGCTCTCGTGAAGAACGGCATCAAGATGCTGCACACGGTGGACAGGTACCAGAGCGGGGAGGACCAGGCCTCGGGAGCCGCCATCCTCGAGCTGCAGGCAGGAGACGAGGTGTGGCTGCAGGCCCACCAAGGAGAGGCTTTCAATGGGCTCTATGCAGATGGTGATGATGATACCACCTTCTCTGGGTTCCTCCTGTTCAGCACCGCTAACCCACCGGAGCCACTGCTGCTGCACACCCCATAG